One window from the genome of Candidatus Didemnitutus sp. encodes:
- a CDS encoding PA0069 family radical SAM protein: MSTAPAPSPAPIGRGARVNPANRFEPIAVEADPDFVEFDDHGVPIERPLPRTQFFDDASETVLSANDSPDVGAAFGLNPYRGCEHGCAYCFARPFHDYLGWSSGLDFETKILVKRRAPELLRRELAAKKWQPQPVMLSGVTDCYQPAERRFGLTRACLEVFAEFRNPVALITKNFLITRDVDLLAELARWHCVSVTLSVTTLDAALAGKLEPRAARPEHRLRAIRLLAEAGVPVSVNVAPVIPGLTDHELPAILEAARDAGARRANYITLRLPHAVKDVFIDWLDAHEPGKKERVLARVREMRGGKLYDARFGVRGRGEGIFAEQLRQVFAVTTRRLGLNREEFTLSTAHFRRPGGVQLELL; this comes from the coding sequence ATGTCCACCGCGCCCGCCCCGTCGCCTGCTCCCATCGGCCGCGGCGCGCGCGTGAATCCCGCCAACCGCTTCGAGCCCATCGCGGTGGAGGCCGACCCCGACTTCGTCGAGTTCGACGACCACGGCGTGCCCATCGAGCGGCCGCTTCCGCGCACGCAGTTCTTCGACGATGCGAGCGAGACCGTGCTCTCGGCCAACGACAGCCCCGACGTCGGCGCGGCTTTCGGCCTCAATCCCTACCGCGGCTGCGAGCACGGTTGCGCCTATTGCTTCGCCCGGCCGTTCCACGACTACCTCGGCTGGAGCAGCGGCCTGGATTTCGAGACGAAGATTCTGGTAAAGCGCCGCGCGCCCGAATTGCTGCGGCGCGAGCTCGCGGCGAAAAAGTGGCAGCCGCAGCCGGTCATGCTCAGCGGCGTCACCGACTGCTACCAGCCCGCCGAGCGGCGCTTCGGCCTCACGCGCGCCTGCCTCGAGGTGTTCGCGGAGTTCCGGAACCCCGTCGCCCTCATCACGAAAAACTTCCTCATCACGCGCGACGTCGACCTGCTCGCCGAGCTCGCACGCTGGCATTGCGTCTCCGTCACGCTCAGCGTCACGACGCTCGACGCCGCGCTCGCCGGCAAGCTCGAGCCGCGCGCCGCGCGTCCCGAGCATCGCCTGCGCGCGATTCGCCTGCTCGCGGAGGCTGGCGTGCCGGTCAGCGTGAACGTCGCGCCCGTGATTCCCGGCCTCACCGACCACGAACTGCCCGCCATCCTCGAGGCCGCGCGCGACGCCGGCGCGCGACGCGCCAACTACATCACGCTGCGCCTGCCGCACGCGGTGAAGGACGTGTTCATCGACTGGCTCGACGCCCACGAGCCGGGCAAAAAGGAGCGCGTGCTCGCCCGCGTGCGCGAGATGCGCGGCGGCAAGCTCTACGATGCGCGCTTCGGCGTGCGTGGGCGCGGCGAAGGCATTTTTGCCGAGCAGTTGCGGCAGGTATTCGCGGTGACGACGCGCCGTCTCGGCCTGAACCGCGAGGAGTTCACGCTCTCGACTGCGCACTTCCGCCGGCCCGGCGGCGTGCAGCTGGAATTGCTCTAG